A genome region from Thermoplasma sp. Kam2015 includes the following:
- a CDS encoding acyl-CoA dehydrogenase family protein encodes MQGFTDASDMIRSSVREFVRREIEPIRMKIDRDDYFPVDKFKLMGKMGYLGVTIPPEYGGSGAGYIAQAIIEDELGYSSPSLALSYGAHSNLCLDNIYRNGSEYIRETFVPMLASGEYIGSLCLTEPGSGSDALSMSTHIEEKDGGLYLSGSKMFITNAPYADLFLVHSRDGEGYSSVIVLAADEGFSRGRSLEKMGMRGSPTGELSFNRIRIEEKRILGKRGDGKRIIMSGLNSERVILSFIFIGLARRAIDEAVNYASQRKQFGLHINEFELIQEKLSYMYVRYEASRMLAFKALEKLQYDIMDPIDAASAIMYASESAEYIAREAIQIFGGYGYIKDTGIEMLLRDAILGQIGAGTTEIRKRVIAKALTRMYAEGRRIE; translated from the coding sequence ATGCAGGGATTTACTGATGCCTCCGATATGATAAGATCTTCCGTCAGGGAATTTGTAAGGAGGGAGATTGAACCCATCAGAATGAAGATAGATAGAGATGATTATTTTCCGGTTGATAAGTTCAAGCTTATGGGCAAGATGGGCTATCTCGGTGTAACCATCCCACCAGAATATGGAGGAAGCGGTGCAGGGTATATTGCACAGGCGATCATAGAGGATGAACTTGGATATTCCTCTCCTTCGCTGGCACTATCATATGGTGCGCACAGCAATCTCTGTCTAGACAATATATATAGAAATGGATCAGAATACATAAGAGAGACCTTTGTTCCTATGCTCGCTTCCGGCGAATACATAGGATCTCTATGTCTTACCGAACCTGGATCTGGATCTGACGCTCTCTCTATGTCAACACACATCGAAGAGAAGGATGGCGGGCTGTATCTTTCAGGAAGCAAGATGTTCATAACCAATGCACCATATGCCGACCTATTTCTTGTACATTCCCGGGATGGAGAAGGCTATTCATCAGTCATAGTCCTTGCAGCTGATGAAGGGTTCAGCAGGGGAAGATCACTGGAAAAGATGGGCATGCGCGGATCACCGACAGGTGAACTGTCGTTCAACAGGATAAGGATAGAAGAGAAAAGGATTCTTGGTAAGAGGGGAGATGGTAAAAGGATCATAATGTCCGGCCTGAACTCTGAACGCGTTATACTATCGTTCATTTTCATAGGCCTGGCGAGACGCGCTATAGATGAGGCAGTTAATTATGCGTCGCAGAGGAAACAGTTCGGTTTACACATCAATGAGTTCGAACTCATACAGGAAAAATTATCCTATATGTATGTGAGGTACGAAGCAAGCCGGATGCTTGCATTCAAAGCTCTGGAAAAACTCCAGTATGATATTATGGATCCTATTGATGCAGCTTCTGCAATAATGTATGCATCTGAATCTGCAGAATACATAGCAAGGGAAGCTATACAGATATTCGGTGGATACGGCTACATAAAGGATACAGGGATCGAGATGCTGTTGAGGGATGCAATACTGGGCCAGATAGGCGCTGGCACAACGGAGATCAGAAAGCGCGTAATAGCAAAGGCGCTGACTAGAATGTACGCTGAAGGCCGAAGAATAGAATAA
- a CDS encoding molybdenum cofactor guanylyltransferase produces MDFVIFAKKSVRFPGKHSAMLNGRRIIDMVASKLKDQGNVILYTKDPALRCQDCQVVLDTTEGIITDSVLTALDRFGTFFAVAGDMPFITQDIVSKVLRSYSGKPTFPVHSDGLIEPLFGIYTESIYDALNAYIESGGESLIGFLSLIDIERVPISEEEERFFISINYPEDIKKYADLTGNA; encoded by the coding sequence ATGGACTTCGTGATTTTTGCAAAGAAAAGTGTCCGCTTTCCAGGCAAGCATTCTGCAATGCTGAATGGCCGCCGCATCATAGATATGGTTGCATCAAAGTTAAAGGATCAGGGTAACGTCATTCTATACACAAAGGATCCAGCACTGAGATGTCAGGATTGCCAGGTGGTTCTGGATACAACGGAGGGGATCATAACCGATTCAGTTCTCACCGCATTGGACAGGTTTGGTACATTCTTTGCGGTTGCAGGAGATATGCCGTTCATAACACAGGATATCGTAAGCAAGGTGTTGAGGTCTTACAGCGGAAAACCTACATTTCCCGTTCACTCTGATGGACTCATAGAACCCCTCTTCGGCATATATACTGAATCGATATACGACGCGCTGAACGCTTATATAGAGTCTGGAGGGGAAAGCCTGATAGGATTTCTGAGTCTGATAGACATTGAACGCGTACCCATAAGTGAGGAGGAGGAACGTTTCTTCATAAGCATAAATTATCCAGAAGACATAAAGAAATATGCTGATTTGACTGGTAATGCATGA